From the genome of Candidatus Desulfarcum epimagneticum, one region includes:
- a CDS encoding Fic family protein — MGDCGCISGCMIETKTLNITQDILRFISEIDEFKGAWRALGTLAPERLNALRHVATIESVGSSTRIEGSRLSDRNVEKLLSNLRIRSFETRDEQEVAGYAEVMELVFESWEDIHLTENHIKQLHRDLLRHSEKDSRHRGEYKTSSNSVAAFDETGRQVGIVFETATPFETPALMTEIVTWTNKALETRSSHPLLAIAVFIVVFLEIHPFKDGNGRLSRVLTTLLLLRAGYAYVPYSSLESVIEKNKEGYYSALRRTQVTIRAEKPDWQPWIIYFLRILARQSRNLAQKVEREKTILSSLPELSLQILDHAKQHGRVAMADMIKITGVSRNTLKEHFRALVEKNHLALRGKGRGSWYESP; from the coding sequence ATGGGTGATTGTGGGTGTATAAGTGGGTGTATGATAGAAACAAAGACACTCAACATCACACAGGACATCCTGAGATTCATTTCTGAAATTGATGAATTCAAAGGGGCTTGGCGTGCTTTGGGAACCCTTGCGCCGGAGCGTTTAAACGCTTTGCGCCATGTCGCCACCATTGAAAGCGTCGGATCTTCCACACGTATTGAAGGCAGCCGGCTTTCAGATCGTAACGTGGAAAAGCTGCTGTCAAATTTGCGGATCCGGAGTTTTGAAACACGTGATGAGCAGGAAGTGGCCGGTTATGCCGAAGTGATGGAGCTGGTCTTTGAGTCATGGGAAGATATTCATCTGACCGAAAATCATATCAAACAACTCCACCGCGACCTGCTGAGACACAGCGAAAAAGACTCCCGTCATCGTGGGGAATATAAAACGTCATCCAATAGCGTCGCCGCTTTTGATGAAACCGGCAGGCAGGTGGGAATTGTATTTGAAACAGCCACTCCTTTTGAGACACCGGCGTTAATGACTGAGATTGTCACCTGGACAAATAAAGCCCTGGAAACCCGGTCATCGCACCCGCTTTTAGCGATTGCCGTGTTTATCGTGGTGTTTTTGGAAATTCACCCGTTTAAGGACGGAAATGGCCGATTGAGCCGTGTTTTAACCACCTTGCTTTTACTCCGCGCCGGTTATGCTTACGTTCCGTATAGTTCTTTGGAAAGCGTGATCGAAAAAAACAAGGAAGGCTATTATTCGGCTTTGCGCCGGACACAAGTCACCATCCGCGCAGAAAAACCGGATTGGCAGCCCTGGATCATTTACTTTTTGCGAATTCTGGCGCGACAAAGCCGCAACCTCGCCCAAAAGGTTGAGCGCGAAAAAACAATCTTATCCAGTTTGCCGGAGTTGTCTCTTCAAATTCTGGATCATGCAAAACAACACGGACGGGTCGCGATGGCTGATATGATTAAAATAACCGGTGTGAGCCGCAACACCCTGAAAGAACATTTCAGGGCGCTGGTTGAGAAAAACCATCTGGCTCTGCGCGGCAAGGGACGCGGAAGCTGGTATGAGTCGCCGTGA
- a CDS encoding Thymidylate synthase: protein MKTIHIEARDIPDAWFACVYDILDHGHKYVIERGSFKGRERLEFDYVTVHIKHPGARPLIPDIPPGLGIPNPVEDGYIESYLPYLMTSDQKPNEDYTYGTYLEPQIAEVIRMYKTDGHGTNQAYMAIGDADSIRLDDPPCLRGIDTRIRYGKLHFMVYFRSWDLWNGFPANLGAIQLLKEYMAMEIGVEDGEIIAASKGLHIYDYIWELAQLRTMRT from the coding sequence ATGAAAACCATTCATATAGAAGCGCGGGACATCCCCGACGCCTGGTTCGCCTGCGTGTATGATATTTTGGACCACGGCCATAAATACGTGATCGAGCGGGGAAGTTTCAAGGGCCGGGAAAGGCTGGAGTTTGACTACGTCACCGTTCATATCAAACATCCCGGCGCAAGGCCGCTGATTCCCGACATTCCCCCGGGGCTGGGCATTCCCAACCCGGTGGAGGACGGCTATATCGAGTCGTATCTTCCCTACCTGATGACCAGCGATCAAAAGCCCAACGAGGACTACACCTACGGGACGTACCTGGAGCCCCAGATCGCCGAGGTCATCCGCATGTACAAAACCGACGGGCACGGGACCAACCAGGCCTACATGGCCATCGGGGACGCCGACTCCATCCGCCTGGACGACCCGCCCTGCCTTCGGGGCATCGACACGCGAATCCGGTATGGAAAACTGCATTTCATGGTGTATTTCAGGTCCTGGGATTTGTGGAACGGCTTTCCGGCGAACCTGGGCGCCATCCAGCTTTTGAAGGAATACATGGCCATGGAGATCGGGGTGGAGGACGGGGAGATCATCGCCGCCAGCAAGGGCCTGCATATTTACGATTATATATGGGAGCTGGCCCAACTCAGAACCATGAGGACGTGA
- the gyrB gene encoding DNA gyrase, subunit B (Evidence 2a : Function from experimental evidences in other organisms; PubMedId : 1646964, 1656869, 1846808, 20200440, 3020376, 3029031, 3029692, 3906038, 6089112, 9148951, 9245398; Product type e : enzyme) produces MNNENMNQDVYNEDNIKVLEGLEAVRKRPSMYIGNIDIQGLHHLVYEVVDNSVDEAMAGHCDTINVTIHTDNSVCVEDNGRGIPVGIHKTEKVPALEVVMTKLHAGGKFDSHSYKVSGGLHGVGVSVVNALSKRLDVTVYSGGKKYFQTFKRGVKKTELAVLGETQKTGAKIHFMPDTKVLNTDEFNFDTLCARFRELAFLNPNIRIKAEDKRSETQKEFYYKGGIMSFVEYLNRHHSALHKPIFIKGEKNDVQIEVAVQYNDTFTEKIFSFANNINTVEGGFHLIGFKSSLTRTINSYLAAGNLPKNLQEKISGDDIREGLAAIISVRIKEPQFEGQTKTKLGNSEVKGLVESLINEKLSVFLEENPGVAKKIITKAVNAARVRDAARRARDMARNKGALSDSTLPGKLAECQVSDPEQREIFLVEGDSAGGSAKQGRDRKFQAILPLKGKILNVEKARFDKILTSEEIKNIITALGTGVGKEEHDIEKIRYKKTIIMTDADVDGSHIRTLLLTFFYRQMPDIISNGYLYIAQPPLFKVGKGKSAVYLKEEPDLDDYILKKICEKRTLQNSDAQNGEKEITGSVLANFLENLSRYHKMMGSFQNRGIEKKIMETLLEEGVAKKNFLKDPDKMSALQKRLIEKSYPAADPVWNEERKAYEITITIPRGEKSGDLYENGETPPPHLKIGRGLIYSSDYQKLFGFAKKISEFDRPPFSVRAKSGEEKFRIEDKDHLLKYLMEEGKKGISIQRYKGLGEMNPDQLWETTMNPEKRTLLKVEVEDIFETDSIFSLLMGENVEPRREFIQNNALSVTSLDI; encoded by the coding sequence ATGAATAACGAAAATATGAATCAGGACGTGTACAACGAAGACAACATCAAGGTGCTGGAGGGTCTGGAGGCGGTTCGGAAAAGGCCCTCCATGTATATCGGAAACATTGACATCCAGGGGCTTCATCACCTGGTTTACGAGGTGGTGGACAACAGCGTGGATGAGGCCATGGCCGGTCACTGCGACACCATCAATGTCACCATTCACACGGACAACAGCGTGTGCGTGGAAGACAACGGCCGGGGCATTCCGGTGGGCATCCATAAAACCGAGAAAGTGCCCGCGCTTGAGGTGGTGATGACCAAACTCCACGCCGGCGGAAAGTTCGACAGCCATTCCTACAAGGTGTCCGGCGGGCTCCACGGGGTGGGCGTCTCGGTGGTCAACGCCCTGTCCAAGCGTCTGGATGTCACGGTTTATTCAGGGGGGAAAAAATATTTTCAGACCTTTAAAAGGGGCGTGAAAAAAACAGAGCTGGCGGTCTTGGGGGAAACCCAAAAAACCGGCGCCAAGATTCATTTTATGCCGGACACCAAAGTGCTCAACACGGATGAGTTTAATTTTGACACCCTGTGCGCCAGATTCAGGGAGCTGGCTTTTTTAAACCCCAATATCCGGATCAAAGCCGAAGACAAGCGCTCGGAGACCCAAAAAGAGTTTTATTACAAAGGCGGCATCATGTCCTTTGTGGAATACTTAAACCGCCACCATTCCGCGCTTCACAAGCCCATATTCATCAAAGGTGAAAAAAACGACGTTCAGATCGAGGTGGCCGTTCAATACAACGACACCTTTACTGAAAAAATATTTTCATTCGCCAATAACATCAACACCGTTGAGGGGGGATTTCACCTCATTGGGTTTAAATCCTCCCTGACCCGGACCATCAACAGTTACCTGGCGGCCGGGAACCTGCCCAAAAATTTACAGGAAAAGATTTCAGGCGACGATATCCGGGAGGGGCTCGCCGCCATCATCAGTGTGAGAATCAAAGAGCCCCAGTTCGAGGGCCAGACCAAAACAAAGCTTGGAAACAGCGAGGTCAAGGGCCTGGTGGAGTCCCTTATCAATGAAAAACTCAGCGTGTTTCTGGAAGAAAACCCGGGCGTGGCCAAAAAAATCATCACCAAGGCCGTGAACGCGGCCCGGGTTCGGGACGCGGCCCGGCGGGCCCGGGACATGGCCCGGAACAAAGGGGCCTTAAGCGATTCCACCCTGCCCGGCAAGCTTGCCGAATGCCAGGTCTCGGACCCGGAACAGCGGGAAATTTTCCTGGTGGAGGGAGACTCCGCCGGCGGCAGCGCCAAGCAGGGGCGGGATCGAAAATTCCAGGCCATTTTGCCCTTGAAGGGAAAAATTTTAAATGTGGAAAAGGCCCGGTTCGACAAAATTTTAACCAGCGAGGAGATTAAAAACATCATCACGGCGCTGGGAACCGGAGTGGGAAAAGAAGAGCACGACATTGAAAAAATCCGGTATAAAAAAACCATCATCATGACGGACGCCGACGTGGACGGCTCCCATATCCGGACCCTTCTTCTGACCTTTTTTTACCGCCAGATGCCCGATATCATCAGCAACGGATACCTGTACATCGCCCAGCCGCCCCTTTTTAAGGTGGGGAAGGGAAAAAGCGCCGTTTACCTCAAGGAGGAGCCGGATCTGGACGACTATATTTTGAAGAAAATATGCGAAAAAAGAACGCTTCAAAATTCGGACGCCCAAAACGGCGAGAAAGAGATCACCGGGTCGGTTCTGGCGAATTTTCTGGAAAACCTTTCCCGGTATCATAAAATGATGGGCAGCTTTCAAAACCGGGGAATTGAAAAGAAAATTATGGAAACCCTTCTGGAAGAGGGCGTGGCCAAAAAGAATTTTTTAAAAGACCCGGACAAAATGAGCGCGCTTCAAAAGCGTTTGATTGAAAAATCATACCCGGCCGCGGACCCGGTGTGGAACGAGGAGCGAAAGGCCTACGAAATCACAATCACAATCCCCCGGGGAGAAAAATCCGGCGACCTGTATGAAAACGGGGAAACGCCCCCGCCGCATTTGAAAATCGGAAGGGGGCTGATTTATTCCTCCGATTACCAGAAGCTTTTCGGGTTTGCGAAAAAAATATCGGAATTCGACCGCCCGCCCTTTTCGGTCCGGGCCAAATCCGGCGAGGAGAAATTCCGGATTGAGGACAAGGACCATCTTTTGAAATATCTGATGGAGGAAGGAAAAAAAGGCATTTCCATCCAGCGCTACAAAGGTCTTGGGGAAATGAACCCCGATCAGCTATGGGAAACCACCATGAACCCTGAGAAAAGAACGCTTCTGAAGGTCGAGGTGGAGGATATTTTTGAGACCGACTCCATTTTTTCCCTGCTCATGGGCGAGAATGTGGAGCCCAGAAGAGAGTTTATCCAGAATAACGCGCTGAGCGTCACGTCACTGGACATATAA
- a CDS encoding Deoxyguanosinetriphosphate triphosphohydrolase-like protein — MNPDKKNDARPTSIREAFEKREESFMSPAGCLSAQSRGREKKEDPCPVRTAFQTDRDRIVYSNAFRRLKYKTQVFLSPMGDMYRTRLTHTLEVSQMARLMARSMRLNEDLAEAVALAHDLGHPPFGHSGEAALQEINPEGFSHSRQSLRVVDALERKGRGLNLSFEVRDGILKHSKGYGKIIPDDPAKLAATYEGMLVRIADIMAYLNHDLEDAERSGVIRQNQIPGSCVEILGKTHSERATTMIHSLIFLSELEDGRLSLRIGDEVYSAMKTLRVFLYDNVYRSPRVHREFLKAKKIVSDLYFYFLENNDALENELTYIEIEASAISGRPKEKVVCDLIASMTDRHALSLYSRIFFPSPLV, encoded by the coding sequence ATGAATCCGGATAAAAAAAACGACGCCCGGCCCACATCCATCCGAGAGGCCTTTGAAAAACGTGAAGAAAGTTTCATGTCCCCGGCCGGATGCCTGAGCGCCCAATCCAGGGGCAGGGAAAAAAAGGAAGACCCGTGCCCGGTGAGAACCGCGTTTCAGACCGACCGGGACAGAATTGTGTATTCCAACGCTTTCAGGCGCCTGAAATACAAAACCCAGGTGTTTCTCTCCCCCATGGGGGACATGTACCGGACCCGGCTGACCCACACCCTGGAGGTGTCCCAGATGGCCCGGCTCATGGCCCGCTCCATGCGTCTCAACGAAGATTTGGCCGAGGCCGTGGCCCTGGCCCACGACCTGGGGCATCCGCCCTTTGGTCACAGCGGCGAGGCGGCGCTCCAGGAGATCAACCCCGAGGGGTTTTCCCACAGCCGGCAGAGCCTGAGGGTGGTGGACGCGCTGGAAAGAAAGGGGCGGGGGCTCAATCTGTCCTTTGAGGTGAGAGACGGCATTTTAAAGCATTCAAAGGGGTATGGAAAAATCATTCCGGACGATCCCGCCAAGCTGGCCGCGACCTATGAGGGCATGCTGGTGAGAATCGCCGATATCATGGCCTATTTGAACCACGACCTGGAGGACGCGGAGAGAAGCGGGGTGATCCGCCAGAACCAGATACCGGGCTCATGCGTGGAAATTTTGGGAAAAACCCATTCCGAAAGGGCCACCACCATGATCCACAGTTTGATCTTTTTAAGCGAACTGGAAGACGGCCGGCTGTCGCTTCGCATCGGCGACGAGGTCTATTCCGCCATGAAAACCCTTCGGGTTTTTCTTTATGACAACGTGTACCGGTCGCCGCGTGTGCACCGGGAGTTTTTAAAGGCGAAAAAAATCGTCTCCGACCTTTATTTTTATTTTCTGGAAAACAACGACGCCCTTGAAAATGAGTTGACGTATATTGAAATAGAGGCCTCGGCCATATCCGGCCGGCCCAAAGAGAAGGTGGTGTGCGATCTCATCGCCAGCATGACGGACCGCCACGCCCTGTCCCTTTACTCCCGAATCTTTTTCCCCTCTCCTTTGGTTTGA
- a CDS encoding conserved hypothetical protein (Evidence 4 : Unknown function but conserved in other organisms) produces the protein MKTVDPKDMARLSEKRLEENGVFSFKCHSGLSCFNLCCRNLNLFLNPYDALRLKTRLGVSSGEFIDRHVDVVLRKSNFFPDVLLKMSENDEKTCPFLKESGCGVYEDRPDTCRFFPMERGALYEKGKKKPRIIRFFNPPDFCRGRHEKTQWTPEGWAEDQDGILHEEMTLLWAEVKALFSQNPWKTGSANGPRGKMAFMAAYNIDAFKAFVLDSSFLKRFKVKGSVLKKIKRDDDALLKFGFEWIRFFVWGVQTKNIVPKRK, from the coding sequence ATGAAAACAGTGGACCCCAAAGACATGGCGCGGTTGTCCGAAAAACGCCTGGAGGAAAACGGCGTTTTTTCGTTCAAATGCCACAGCGGCCTTTCGTGTTTTAATTTATGCTGCCGGAATTTAAATCTTTTTTTAAATCCCTATGACGCTCTTCGGCTCAAAACCCGCCTGGGCGTCTCCTCCGGGGAATTCATCGACCGCCATGTGGACGTGGTTTTAAGAAAGTCTAACTTTTTCCCCGACGTTCTTTTGAAAATGAGTGAAAACGATGAAAAAACCTGCCCTTTTTTAAAGGAGTCGGGATGCGGGGTCTATGAAGACCGGCCGGACACCTGCCGCTTTTTTCCCATGGAGCGCGGCGCCCTTTATGAGAAAGGGAAAAAAAAGCCCCGGATCATCCGGTTTTTCAATCCGCCGGATTTCTGCCGGGGCCGCCATGAAAAAACCCAATGGACCCCTGAAGGGTGGGCCGAAGACCAGGACGGAATTTTGCATGAGGAAATGACCCTGCTGTGGGCCGAGGTCAAGGCCCTTTTCAGCCAAAACCCGTGGAAAACCGGCTCCGCGAACGGCCCCCGGGGCAAAATGGCCTTTATGGCCGCCTACAACATCGACGCGTTTAAGGCATTTGTTCTGGACAGCAGTTTTTTGAAACGATTCAAGGTCAAAGGCTCTGTGCTGAAAAAAATCAAAAGAGACGACGACGCGCTTTTAAAATTCGGGTTTGAATGGATCCGATTTTTCGTGTGGGGCGTTCAGACAAAGAATATCGTCCCAAAAAGAAAATAA
- a CDS encoding 3-oxoacyl-ACP reductase, protein MNLKNKAALVLGAVRGIGKGIGLALAERGVKTTLNYFDWEEDVARLKEDFRRTGQEHMIVQTDLCRTGAVSEMVERAVKRFGRLDILINNIERGGWPVVHGAYTQKQWDLEMAVTLRAKQWVFESALPHLKKSGDGAVVNISSIAGIVGRSGPAGYVFNEGYSAASRGVSLLTETWARMGAPEVRVNEIMLGMVETRHGPGTRGWGLLSKAQKKALMDHIPAGRMGTIEDVAKAALFVIKDAPYMTGAVLRLDGGYVLGGEKIPEMPPGVV, encoded by the coding sequence ATGAATCTTAAAAACAAGGCGGCCCTGGTTCTGGGCGCGGTTCGGGGAATCGGAAAAGGAATCGGCCTGGCCCTGGCTGAGCGGGGAGTGAAAACCACGCTGAATTATTTTGACTGGGAAGAGGATGTGGCCCGGCTCAAAGAAGATTTTCGCCGAACCGGGCAGGAGCATATGATTGTTCAGACCGATCTTTGCCGGACCGGGGCTGTCTCTGAAATGGTGGAAAGGGCGGTCAAACGCTTCGGGCGCCTGGACATCCTGATCAACAACATCGAAAGAGGGGGATGGCCTGTGGTGCACGGCGCCTACACCCAAAAGCAGTGGGACCTTGAAATGGCCGTGACCCTCAGGGCCAAACAATGGGTCTTTGAATCGGCCCTGCCCCATCTTAAAAAATCCGGGGACGGCGCGGTCGTCAACATTTCCTCCATCGCCGGAATCGTGGGAAGATCCGGCCCGGCCGGGTATGTGTTCAACGAGGGATATTCGGCCGCCAGCAGGGGCGTGTCTCTTCTCACGGAAACCTGGGCCCGGATGGGCGCCCCGGAGGTCCGGGTGAACGAGATCATGCTGGGCATGGTGGAGACCCGGCATGGACCCGGCACAAGGGGGTGGGGGCTGCTTTCAAAGGCGCAAAAAAAGGCGCTGATGGATCATATTCCGGCGGGCCGCATGGGAACCATCGAGGATGTGGCAAAGGCCGCGCTGTTTGTCATCAAAGACGCGCCTTATATGACCGGCGCTGTTTTGAGGCTGGACGGGGGATATGTCTTAGGGGGGGAAAAGATTCCGGAAATGCCCCCGGGCGTGGTGTGA
- a CDS encoding Beta sliding clamp, which translates to MKFKIKKDILSSAIFKIQGITSRKSSLSITENALIHAAGSNVIIQATDTETGFEGVYPAEVEIEGSMVLDSKKLFEIVKDFPVDDIGFNELDNRWIRIGNDQVHYSLAGQDPEEFPLAPEIEKIEFFEIKSSFLRDMIEKSVVIGPRDDNRPHMDGILFSHLNQDGAAALRMVSTDGTRMSKADYRFGEDETPPYDFAPVIIPKRGLSDALKFLKDQGPAHAGVKDNHAVFKNENEKIVIRLLQGDFPDFDSVIQVKENLKKVKIRKEPFLMMLKRMSIFSNSKYRSVFFQFKDGLFSIENTNPEIGESREDTPIEFEGDPVQIAFNPRYFIDTINVMRSRDVYLNIADDKNPCVIEGDEDIDYLSVIMPMKV; encoded by the coding sequence ATGAAATTTAAAATAAAAAAAGACATTCTGTCCTCCGCCATATTTAAAATTCAGGGGATCACTTCAAGGAAAAGCTCTTTAAGCATCACGGAAAACGCGCTGATTCACGCCGCAGGCTCAAACGTGATCATCCAGGCCACGGACACGGAGACCGGTTTTGAGGGCGTTTACCCGGCTGAGGTCGAGATCGAGGGATCTATGGTCCTGGATTCAAAAAAACTCTTTGAGATTGTGAAAGATTTTCCGGTGGATGACATCGGGTTCAACGAGCTTGACAACCGGTGGATTCGGATCGGAAACGACCAGGTCCATTACAGCCTCGCCGGACAGGACCCGGAGGAGTTTCCCCTGGCGCCTGAGATTGAGAAAATTGAATTTTTTGAGATAAAATCCTCTTTTCTCAGAGACATGATCGAAAAAAGCGTGGTCATCGGCCCCAGGGATGACAACCGGCCCCATATGGACGGAATTCTTTTTTCCCATTTGAATCAGGACGGCGCGGCCGCGCTTCGGATGGTGTCCACCGACGGAACCCGGATGTCCAAGGCCGACTATCGCTTCGGGGAAGATGAAACGCCTCCCTATGACTTCGCTCCGGTGATCATCCCCAAAAGAGGGCTGAGCGACGCGCTTAAATTTTTGAAAGACCAGGGGCCGGCCCACGCGGGGGTCAAGGACAACCATGCGGTGTTTAAAAATGAAAACGAAAAAATCGTCATCCGTCTTCTGCAGGGCGATTTTCCTGACTTTGATTCGGTGATTCAGGTCAAGGAAAATTTAAAGAAGGTGAAAATCAGAAAAGAGCCTTTTTTGATGATGCTCAAAAGAATGTCGATTTTTTCCAATTCCAAATACAGAAGCGTTTTTTTTCAGTTTAAAGACGGCCTTTTTTCCATTGAAAACACCAATCCGGAGATCGGGGAATCCAGGGAGGACACGCCCATTGAATTTGAAGGCGACCCCGTTCAGATCGCGTTTAACCCCAGGTATTTCATCGACACGATCAATGTGATGAGAAGCCGGGACGTTTATTTGAATATAGCGGATGACAAAAATCCGTGCGTCATTGAAGGTGACGAGGATATTGATTATTTGAGCGTCATCATGCCCATGAAAGTATGA
- a CDS encoding conserved hypothetical protein (Evidence 4 : Unknown function but conserved in other organisms) — protein sequence MKPPAGMEPFFEKFKRLCRVMDEKYHEAAQASGFECQGCRDNCCMTHFYHHTFLEYFYLIQGYDRLDDETRRLVLKKAVDARQKAEAFENEKKDARPRIMCPVNIEGRCALYERRPMICRLHGVACEMRRGPRVLKGPGCGEFDVQSKESKGGKHAVLDRTPLYMEMARLEKSVRQSFGLPSKIKMTVAEMIAGHKDPAGDSP from the coding sequence ATGAAACCACCCGCCGGAATGGAGCCTTTTTTTGAAAAATTCAAACGCCTTTGCCGCGTCATGGATGAAAAATACCATGAGGCGGCCCAAGCGAGCGGGTTTGAATGCCAAGGATGCCGGGACAACTGCTGTATGACCCATTTTTACCACCACACATTCCTGGAATACTTCTATTTGATCCAGGGGTATGATCGTCTTGACGATGAAACGCGGCGCCTGGTTTTGAAAAAAGCCGTGGACGCGCGCCAAAAAGCCGAGGCGTTTGAAAATGAAAAAAAAGACGCCCGGCCCCGGATCATGTGCCCGGTGAACATTGAGGGGCGCTGCGCGCTTTACGAGCGCCGCCCCATGATCTGCCGGCTTCACGGCGTGGCCTGTGAAATGCGCCGGGGGCCAAGGGTTTTAAAGGGCCCGGGCTGCGGGGAATTCGACGTTCAAAGCAAAGAAAGCAAAGGGGGAAAACATGCGGTTTTGGACCGGACCCCCCTGTACATGGAAATGGCCCGGCTGGAAAAGAGCGTCAGGCAGTCATTCGGCCTGCCCTCCAAAATCAAAATGACCGTGGCCGAGATGATCGCCGGCCACAAAGACCCGGCGGGAGACAGCCCATGA